Within the Clostridium scatologenes genome, the region GTGTTTCAAAATAAGAATTTCCAAATAAGTACATTAACATTCACTCCTTTTATTTAATTAACTATTAACTTTATTACCTAATCTTTTAAATTACAAATCTATCCACTTCATTAAATTATTTAACGGTGTTCTTTAAGTATTTTATTTATGTAATCTGCATCATTTCTGCTGTTTAAATACAAACTTAATATAGTTATTACATAATTTACTATAAGTATTGTAATGATTTCAATGACATCATATATAGAATCAATTCTAATTAATTTTGTTGGCATCCCTAAAATAAAAGTTATAATTATAATCATAAATAACTCAAGGCTCATATGTACAAACTGTGATTTAACCTGTAAATTTTCCATAAAGTAAAGAATTATTTGTATCAATATAATTATTATAAGCATACTAGCGTAAGATTTTACTTGAAAATCCTCTTTATTCTTTATAAAACATATAATTATTAATATGATAGATGCTACTGTATATGCAATACATCCTGCATAAAAATACTGATTGATTTTCTTCATAGTTTTTTCCTCCACTTTAAATATACTCATACTTCTAATTTTCTCTTTACATCAGCCACATAACTTCTATTTATAATAAGTTTTTCTCCATTATATAAAGTAGCTAATAATCTCCCATTAATTTGGCTCTTCACTTTTTCTAATTTTTTAATATTCATAATGCAAGATTTATTTATGCGAGTAAATTTTGTTCCACTAAGTTTTTCCTCCAATTTATATAATTTCATATTGCTTTGATATACATCTTTTTCACAATAGATGTAAGTTCTATTATCTACACATTCAAAATAGTAAATATCACTTAAAAAAATTTTTACATATTCATTTTCTATTTTTCCAGTTATAGTAATTTGTTTTTCTGTAAAATATTCAGTTAGTTTCTTTATATATTCATTATTTTCTTTACACAAAATATGAATTTCAATTTCTTGTATTGAAGGGTTCTCAATTATTCTTATTTTCATAGATTTCCTCCTTTAAATCAAAGAATATCATAAGAATTTGCTTATAACAATTATTTTCCACCTAAGTTGCATTTTACACTTGGTAAGTTGCATTTTTCATTTTATTTTTAAATATAAAAAGAAGGATGACTTTATTCCATCCTTCCCTTTATGCTACTAAATAATATTAGCTAAATCACAAACTATCTAATACTAAATAAATTTCATTGCATTTACCAATTTATTTCTAATCCTACTCCAACTTCCTTTATAGGCAAAACTCTATGTATTTCTGCTTTAACAATAAATGAAGTACAGTGGCAAGGATATAATTCTTTTATGTTGTTCTGTTTAAAATACTGAATTGTTTTATTAACTCGTTCATCAACTTCAAACAAATGAAATCCGCCTATAACACCTAATACTCTATTATCCTTACATACTTGTTTTGCGTATTCTATTATGTTACATATTCCACTGTGGGAACAACCAGTAATAATGTAAATTCCATTTTTACTTTTATATACTAATGCGGTATCATCCATTACATAATCATCAATGAAATTATCACAAACAACTTGTTTACCTATAGATTTTCTATTTTCGAAATCATTTATTTCAGGTATTTCTCCTAAAAAGGTTATATTTTTACTAACTTTAATTGGTTCTTTTGAAAGAATTAAATTACATTTTTCTTTCAACTCTTTCTCTAAAATTGGAGAACAAACTTTTAAATCTCCTATTGCTTTTTCTTTAAATGCATCTGGATGCGCAATAATAGAAATTTCATTTTTGTTATTTTCATTAAAATAGTATTTTAATCCTCTTGTATGATCATCATGTCCATGAGAAATAACTATACTACTTATCTTGTCCAAGTTTATTCCAAATACTTTAGCATTTTTCATAAATAAATCAGAATACCCTACATCTAATAAAAAGCTTGTATCTTCATCTTCAATATAATATGAAACAGCAGGTTCACCGCAATAGTACTGGTCAATGTAAGTATTGTTATCTACCAAAACTTTTAATTTCATCTTTTTACCTCCCTCTAACTGCACATATATACATTATAATGTAGTATTGACAAATTAAAAGTAAATTTTAACCATATTTTTATTTTTAGCCAAAAGCTTTTCCTTCTGTTCACTTATTTTTAAATACAAAAGAAGGAAGCTTTGAAGAAAAGTATATCTATTCATGCAAGCTAAGTCTTTTTATTAGTCTACTGACATGATTTTTTTTACCAATCATTCCAATACCAACAAGATTCAAATCATCAGTTTTGTATTCAGCAACCTTTGCACGATTGTCCACATCATTATAAGTCTTGAAAATTTCATCAGTATATATGGTAATATTAATTTCTTTTGTAAGAGACTTTTTTAATATTTCCTTTAACTGTTCTGAGTTAGCTGAATAAATCATAATTGGCTGATTTGCCATTGGCAAATAATTTACCCCATCACCATCAATATAGGGCTCACCAATAATATTTTGAGTTCCACCAATACCGCTCATTAAAAATGCTGTAACATTTAGTTTTTGCCATGTTAAAAGATCATCTTTAAGTATAACTGCAATTTTAGTATCAAATTCCATAAAAAATTCCTCCTTAATTTAAATACGACATGTATTCAAATGCTGTTATTCCATATATACTTTTAAAGTTTTTATTTAAATGTGTTAGATCAACAAAACCACATTCTGCTACTGCTGAATAAACATCTTTATTTTTTTCTATTAACTGCTTTGCAAGTTCTACCTTACAGTTTAGAAAATATTGATATGGTGAAATCCTAGTATTAGCTTTAAATAATCTAATAAACTTAAACTTTGACATATTAAACTCTTTACAGATATCATCAAGCCTTAATACATTTTGTAAATCACAGTGAATCATATCCTTTGCTTTTTTGATTAAAGCATTATCTTTTCTGCAATTTGTATAAAGGTTGATTTGAGAAAAATTATCTAATAGAGATAAAAGTAATTCACTGCTCAATGCTTCATCCTTTTCTGCTAATATTGCATTAGAAAGATTCAATATTTTTTGTTCAAGCTCATAATTATATATAATAGGAGAAGAAAAACGAATTATATCCTTTTTTTCAATAATCTCCAAAAACAATGTCGGATCAATATACAGCATAATATAATCAATACCAGCCTTATCATGTGACATACCATCATGTGGTTGCTCTGGATTAAGAAGCATAACACCATTTTCATAGGATAATTGTAAACTACCATCTAAATTATACTGCTGAATACCACGCAAAGTTACACCTAATGCATATTCCTTATGATAATGCTTTTTATATTTAAAATCAGTAAAACTTGCTGATAAAGCAGTAATACCTACTGATTTTTTATATATAAATTTATCCACATAAATCACCTCTTAATAGTTAGGTTGCACCTGATACAATATTTCCAGAATAAATTAAATGATATAATTATGTTCTTATCCAACATGATTATATTCATATTCTCAGGTACAAATGTAATACTAAAGCATATTTAAAAAGATATACTATTCATAAAGCAAATCCTTTAAAAGTATTTTCATAAATTATACATCTTAAAATTCAATATCATATAGTATATTATTGCAGCGTTATATTTTCATACTACAATATAATATTTAATGCGTCTACAAAGATAACCTTTAATTTCATTTTAAATTTTCCTTAAATAAAAATAAAATCAGATGTTCCCTTATATTACCTGAATTATGTGTTTCACATCACTCTGTACATTATAATTCATATTATGATTTTTTTTACTTTCTTGACTTTTTATTTGTTTCATTATATTATTCAAGATAGATGTTCAAGGGGGAAAACACTTATGAAAAGTAAAGAAGATTATGTTTCTCGTGCACAAGTTGCATTGTGGAATACCAGTATAAAAATTGCTGACAACCTTAGAGACTTAACTGAATTTGGAATAACTGAAACACAGTTTAATATGCTAGATTTGTTATCAAAAAAAGAGTCATTCAAGGTTACAGATTTAGCTGAAAGAATGGGAGTTAAGCCAAGTGCCATAACAACAATGATTGATAGATTGACTAACAATGGCTTAGTTTACCGCAGACATGGCGAAAAAGATAGAAGAGCTGTATTAGTTTCTATAACAGATAAAGGCAGAAGTTTAATAAGTAGGTTTGAAGAAAAATGCCGCAGAGTACTAAAAAGCTATCTTTCTTATTTAGAACCTGAAGAATTAGAAACTCTAGCTTCTATTTACGAAAAATTAGGCAAACTTAATATAGATATAAACAAAATTGAATATTAATTTCTATACATCAAGTGATTCTTAGACTTGAAGAAGATTAGATGGTAGCGATCGGATAAGTTCTTCTAAGACTCAGGTTGGAAAAATATACCTAAATAGTATTTTACTAGCTTGCTTAGATAAGAAGTATTACTCACAGACAAACTCCACCTGAGTCTAAGAATCACTTGATCATTCCAGTTTTTTAAATATACTTTTAGTAACTTCTATTGAATTTAGCAATATTAACAAATCTTCTGATGATAAATTTATAAGTTTATTTTTTAAATTTTCCTTAGCTATTTCAAGTATTTCCAAACAATATTTCTTACCTTTTTCAGTAATATTAATATTTATTGTTCTCCTATCTTTTTCATTATGAACTCTATAAACCAAATTTAAACTAACTAATTTATCTATAACAATTGTCATTTGCGGACTTGAAATAGTTAGTTTTTTACATAATCTTGAAATTGGTAAACCTCCTTCCTCATTAATAATCCCTAATACCATTAATTGATTCAATGGAAGAATTTTAACAGGTACTGTATGTGGAAGATTTTTAATATATACTGTATCAAGTTTTATAACTTTTTTTAGCATCATTGGAAGAAAGGTAATCAAATTTTCAGCTAATGCATCCACAGGATTATTATACATATGTTTTCCCCCTTATAATTTAAATTTAAAAATGCGTTGATTCTATGATTACAAGATCAACGCATTTTGTTAAGGACTCAACTTTTTCAAAGGACATTTGACAGAGGACCTGGAATCTATATTATTAAAGTTAAAGTACTTACTTAGCTATATTAATCTTATCTCCATTACTTAATAAATTTTGTCCTTCTACAATTACATTTGCTCCTGCTTTTATATTTCCAATTACTTCTGTAACTTTTTCATCAGAAATACCAACATCCACAGATAGTTTTTTAACCTTTCCATTTTCAGCTATATAAAGGTAGTTTACATTGTTTTCAATTTTAAGTGCTTCATTAGGAACTGTTAATATGTTATCTTTCTTTTCAGATGGTAATGATACTTTTGCAAACATACCTGCTTTAAGTTCTCCTGTTGGATTACTAATTTTTACTTTTACAGTATAAGAATTATCTTTAGAACTGGAATTAGGACTAATTTTGTCTATTACTCCTGTTATTTTTTTATTGTCTAATGCACTTACACTTACCTGTACAGATTGTCCAACTTGAATTTTTCTAACTACCTTATCTGGTATGCTTATTTCTGCAGTAAAGCTGCTGCTGTCTATTACGGTAACTGAACCAGATTGACCACCTGCAATTTGACCTACCTTAACATCTTTAGCCGATACTACTCCATTAATAGGTGAAGTAATTGAAGCATCATTTAATTGAATTTGAGCAGCATTCACGCCTGCTTGAGCTTGTGTTACTTGAGCTGCTGCGGCTTGTGTGGATTGAGGTCCTGATTTTTGAACTATAAGATTTAAATTATCTTGAGCAGCCTTTAAATCTACAGAACAATTATCATATCTAACTTTTGCATTATCTAAATCCTGTTTAGCTATGGCACCGGAAGCATATAATTTTTGCATTTTTTCATAGTTGCTTGCAGCGTCATTATAAGATATTTGTGATTTTTCAACTGATTGTTCAGCGCTTGTTATTTGCTGTTGAAGTCCAGAATCACTTGTTCTTGCCAAATTAGCATTTGATGCTGACAAAGCTGCTTGCTGTGATTGAAGTTGTGCTTGAAGCTGTGCTGAATCTAATGTAAATAATACTTGTCCTGCTGTAACCTTATCTCCTATATCTACATTTACACTAGCCACCTTTCCCCCAGCTTTAGGTAAAACTGTCACCTCTTGAACAGGATTTAATTTACTTGCATATTCTAATTCAGTGGATATTGAACCAGCAGCTACCTTTTCCACTTTTACATTTTTAACTTCTTGCTTTCCTTCTGATTTTTTGGTTTTTCCAAAAATAGAAACGCATACAACCACAACAAGTATTAATGCAACACTAGCTATTAATTTCTTTTTATTTAAACCATTAATATTAAACTTCATACTTCACAGCCTCCTTATGACTTTTCTTTTTCTTAAATACAACTTTAGTTAAATCATCCATTAATGTATAAACTACTGGTATTACTATTGGAGAAAGTATAGTTGATGCTACCATACCACCTATAATTACTATAGCCATACTTTGCTTCATTTCACTACCTTCACCCATGGATAAAGCTACAGGAAGCATTGAAACTATCATTGTAGAACTTGTCATTATTATAGGCCTCAATCTGGTAACACCAGATTCAATAAGCGCATCTTTTAAGTTCATTCCTTTTTTCATTAATGTATTTGTATAATCTATTAATAAGGTACCATTTTTAGATGATAAACCTTCAAGCATTATAAGCCCAATCATTGACATAAGATTTAATGTCTGACCTGTTAACGCCAACAAACCAAAGGCACCTATTATAGCACAAGGAAGAGATACCATTCTTATAGCTGGTGTTAAGAAAGACTCGTAAAGTACCACTAGTATCATATAAACAAGACATAATGAAGCACCCAGGGCTAATCCAAGAGAACTAAAGGAATCTGCCATATTCTTTTGAGTTCCTCCATAACTTATACTATAGCCTTCAGGTATAGATAGAGATTTTAATTTAGCTTTTATATCATTTGTTACTTCTCCAAGAACTCTACCTTGAAGATTTGCACCTATAGTAACAACATCTTGTTTATCCTCTCTAGATATTGATGGTTCACTATCTGCTTTTACAATTGAAGCAACTTCACTTATTGGTATTTGTTGTCCAGCTGCATTTGTAATTTTTATAGATTTAATATCTTCAGCATTTTTTATCTGACCATTCATAAATTTAATTGTTATATC harbors:
- a CDS encoding LytTR family DNA-binding domain-containing protein, yielding MKIRIIENPSIQEIEIHILCKENNEYIKKLTEYFTEKQITITGKIENEYVKIFLSDIYYFECVDNRTYIYCEKDVYQSNMKLYKLEEKLSGTKFTRINKSCIMNIKKLEKVKSQINGRLLATLYNGEKLIINRSYVADVKRKLEV
- a CDS encoding MarR family winged helix-turn-helix transcriptional regulator, which produces MYNNPVDALAENLITFLPMMLKKVIKLDTVYIKNLPHTVPVKILPLNQLMVLGIINEEGGLPISRLCKKLTISSPQMTIVIDKLVSLNLVYRVHNEKDRRTININITEKGKKYCLEILEIAKENLKNKLINLSSEDLLILLNSIEVTKSIFKKLE
- a CDS encoding MBL fold metallo-hydrolase, with amino-acid sequence MKLKVLVDNNTYIDQYYCGEPAVSYYIEDEDTSFLLDVGYSDLFMKNAKVFGINLDKISSIVISHGHDDHTRGLKYYFNENNKNEISIIAHPDAFKEKAIGDLKVCSPILEKELKEKCNLILSKEPIKVSKNITFLGEIPEINDFENRKSIGKQVVCDNFIDDYVMDDTALVYKSKNGIYIITGCSHSGICNIIEYAKQVCKDNRVLGVIGGFHLFEVDERVNKTIQYFKQNNIKELYPCHCTSFIVKAEIHRVLPIKEVGVGLEINW
- a CDS encoding DUF2000 domain-containing protein, which encodes MEFDTKIAVILKDDLLTWQKLNVTAFLMSGIGGTQNIIGEPYIDGDGVNYLPMANQPIMIYSANSEQLKEILKKSLTKEINITIYTDEIFKTYNDVDNRAKVAEYKTDDLNLVGIGMIGKKNHVSRLIKRLSLHE
- a CDS encoding AraC family transcriptional regulator; this translates as MDKFIYKKSVGITALSASFTDFKYKKHYHKEYALGVTLRGIQQYNLDGSLQLSYENGVMLLNPEQPHDGMSHDKAGIDYIMLYIDPTLFLEIIEKKDIIRFSSPIIYNYELEQKILNLSNAILAEKDEALSSELLLSLLDNFSQINLYTNCRKDNALIKKAKDMIHCDLQNVLRLDDICKEFNMSKFKFIRLFKANTRISPYQYFLNCKVELAKQLIEKNKDVYSAVAECGFVDLTHLNKNFKSIYGITAFEYMSYLN
- a CDS encoding efflux RND transporter periplasmic adaptor subunit, with the translated sequence MKFNINGLNKKKLIASVALILVVVVCVSIFGKTKKSEGKQEVKNVKVEKVAAGSISTELEYASKLNPVQEVTVLPKAGGKVASVNVDIGDKVTAGQVLFTLDSAQLQAQLQSQQAALSASNANLARTSDSGLQQQITSAEQSVEKSQISYNDAASNYEKMQKLYASGAIAKQDLDNAKVRYDNCSVDLKAAQDNLNLIVQKSGPQSTQAAAAQVTQAQAGVNAAQIQLNDASITSPINGVVSAKDVKVGQIAGGQSGSVTVIDSSSFTAEISIPDKVVRKIQVGQSVQVSVSALDNKKITGVIDKISPNSSSKDNSYTVKVKISNPTGELKAGMFAKVSLPSEKKDNILTVPNEALKIENNVNYLYIAENGKVKKLSVDVGISDEKVTEVIGNIKAGANVIVEGQNLLSNGDKINIAK
- a CDS encoding MarR family winged helix-turn-helix transcriptional regulator, with the protein product MKSKEDYVSRAQVALWNTSIKIADNLRDLTEFGITETQFNMLDLLSKKESFKVTDLAERMGVKPSAITTMIDRLTNNGLVYRRHGEKDRRAVLVSITDKGRSLISRFEEKCRRVLKSYLSYLEPEELETLASIYEKLGKLNIDINKIEY